The following proteins are encoded in a genomic region of Nitrospirota bacterium:
- the xerC gene encoding tyrosine recombinase XerC — translation MRKNIYDFLSYLRNERNVSPHTLRGYLSDLEQLSSFLGKKELSAVDHQTLRRFIAHLMRGEVKKSSIARKLSAIRSFFRYLNREGILTNNPARLVATPRRDKRLPSVLTADDALRLMNSPNSKKPEDHASMLRDRAVLETLYSTGIRASELIGMNREDIDRNDSLIRIRGKGRKERIVPIGGKAREAIDAYLGGHSRDAETSAVFIGPSGKRLTARTVQRILENHRKQLGLQQKASPHTLRHSFATHMLESGADLRAIQELLGHASLSTTQRYTHVNLDSLMEVYDKAHPNARKQKR, via the coding sequence ATGCGGAAGAACATATACGACTTTCTCTCCTACCTCAGAAATGAGCGTAACGTTTCTCCTCACACCCTGCGCGGCTATCTCTCAGATCTCGAACAGCTCTCCTCCTTTCTCGGCAAGAAAGAACTTTCTGCCGTAGACCATCAAACGCTTCGGCGATTCATAGCCCACCTCATGCGGGGCGAAGTGAAGAAATCATCCATTGCCAGGAAACTCTCCGCCATCAGATCCTTCTTCAGGTATCTGAACCGCGAAGGCATCCTTACTAACAATCCCGCAAGACTGGTCGCCACGCCGCGCCGCGACAAGCGTCTCCCCTCTGTTCTGACAGCCGACGATGCACTGAGGCTCATGAACTCTCCGAATTCAAAGAAACCCGAAGATCACGCCAGTATGCTGAGAGACCGTGCCGTGCTTGAAACCCTGTACTCCACCGGCATCCGCGCCAGCGAACTCATCGGCATGAACCGGGAAGATATCGACCGCAACGATAGCCTCATCCGCATCAGAGGCAAGGGCCGCAAGGAACGGATCGTACCGATCGGCGGCAAAGCACGAGAAGCGATCGACGCATATCTGGGAGGCCATTCCCGCGACGCTGAAACCTCAGCGGTATTCATCGGGCCGTCAGGAAAACGCTTGACAGCCCGCACGGTTCAGCGTATTTTAGAAAACCATAGAAAGCAGCTGGGCTTGCAACAAAAGGCGAGTCCGCACACGCTCCGGCACAGCTTTGCCACGCACATGCTTGAGTCCGGCGCCGACCTGCGCGCCATTCAGGAACTCCTGGGCCACGCGAGCCTCTCGACCACCCAGCGTTACACGCATGTGAACCTCGACTCGCTGATGGAAGTATATGACAAGGCGCATCCAAATGCGCGGAAGCAGAAGAGATAG
- the hslV gene encoding ATP-dependent protease subunit HslV: MTPLHGTTILAVRRNGKTAIAGDGQVTVGATVMKHNAKKVRKMYNDKVLAGFAGATADAFTLFEKFEAKLDQYHGNLTRAAVELAKDWRTDKVLRRLEALMIVADHERSFILSGNGDVIEPENGISAIGSGGPYALAAARALVDHTKLDTRAIVEEAMKIAAEICIYTNNVISIEEL; the protein is encoded by the coding sequence ATAACACCCCTGCACGGAACAACGATCCTGGCGGTCCGACGGAACGGCAAAACAGCGATCGCCGGCGACGGCCAGGTGACCGTCGGCGCCACCGTGATGAAGCACAATGCGAAAAAGGTCCGCAAAATGTATAATGACAAGGTCCTTGCCGGCTTCGCGGGCGCGACCGCCGATGCGTTCACGCTCTTCGAAAAATTCGAGGCAAAGCTCGATCAGTACCATGGCAATCTCACGCGCGCCGCAGTGGAGCTTGCAAAGGACTGGAGAACGGACAAGGTCCTCCGCCGGCTCGAGGCACTGATGATCGTCGCTGACCATGAGCGTTCATTTATTCTCTCCGGCAACGGAGACGTGATCGAACCTGAAAATGGCATCTCCGCCATCGGCTCAGGCGGCCCCTATGCCCTTGCCGCGGCCCGGGCGCTCGTCGACCACACCAAGCTCGACACCCGTGCGATCGTGGAAGAGGCGATGAAGATCGCTGCGGAGATCTGCATTTATACGAACAATGTAATTTCGATAGAAGAACTGTGA
- the hslU gene encoding ATP-dependent protease ATPase subunit HslU, whose amino-acid sequence MKNSLTPRQVVEELDKYVIGQHKAKRAVAIALRNRWRRQRLAEDLRDEVMPKNIIMIGPTGVGKTEIARRLAKLVQAPFLKIEASKFTEVGYVGRDVESIVRDLTEIGINMVKSEMTEQVQEKAAAMAEERLLDLLLPPPRTSPGTETSSIELEEQHTSTRNKLRQQFREGKLDERMVELEQKEKVMPFGIISNIGMEEIEMNLKEMLGGLLPEKTKRRKVKITDALRLLLQEEAAKLIDMEKVIKEAVQRIEESGIVFLDEIDKIAGRESHGPDVSREGVQRDLLPIIEGSTITTKYGPVRTDHILFIAAGAFHVSKPSDLIPELQGRFPIRVELDSLGKAEFIRILTEPKNALIKQQVALLATEEVSISFSTDSIEEIADIAAKVNERTENIGARRLHTVMERLLDEISFDAPEKKGVKVAINASYVQERLADVLKSEDLSRYIL is encoded by the coding sequence TTGAAAAATTCACTCACACCACGACAGGTTGTCGAAGAGCTCGACAAGTATGTCATCGGCCAGCACAAGGCCAAGCGGGCCGTTGCCATTGCGCTCCGGAACCGCTGGAGACGTCAGCGTCTTGCTGAAGACCTTCGCGACGAGGTCATGCCGAAAAACATCATCATGATCGGTCCCACGGGCGTGGGAAAGACCGAGATCGCCCGCAGGCTGGCAAAGCTTGTCCAGGCCCCCTTTCTCAAGATCGAGGCTTCCAAGTTCACCGAAGTCGGGTATGTGGGCCGTGACGTGGAGTCCATCGTCCGCGACCTTACCGAGATCGGCATCAACATGGTAAAATCCGAGATGACGGAACAAGTCCAGGAAAAGGCAGCGGCCATGGCGGAGGAGCGTCTGCTCGACCTTCTGTTGCCGCCGCCCCGGACGTCGCCGGGGACCGAAACCTCGTCGATTGAGCTGGAAGAGCAGCACACCAGCACGCGCAACAAGCTCCGCCAGCAATTCCGCGAGGGAAAACTTGACGAACGGATGGTGGAACTCGAGCAGAAGGAAAAGGTCATGCCCTTCGGCATTATCTCGAATATCGGCATGGAAGAGATCGAGATGAACCTGAAAGAGATGCTCGGCGGGCTCCTTCCTGAAAAGACCAAGCGTCGCAAGGTCAAGATAACTGACGCACTCCGGCTCCTGCTCCAGGAGGAAGCCGCGAAGCTCATCGACATGGAGAAGGTCATCAAAGAAGCTGTCCAGAGGATCGAGGAGTCCGGCATCGTGTTCCTCGACGAGATCGACAAGATCGCGGGCCGCGAATCACATGGTCCGGATGTGTCCCGCGAAGGTGTACAGCGCGACCTCCTGCCGATCATCGAAGGATCCACGATCACGACCAAGTACGGGCCGGTCAGGACCGATCATATCCTGTTCATCGCCGCCGGCGCGTTCCATGTTTCCAAACCGTCTGACCTGATCCCCGAGCTTCAGGGCAGGTTCCCGATACGGGTCGAGTTGGATTCGCTGGGCAAGGCCGAATTCATCCGGATTCTGACCGAGCCGAAGAACGCGCTCATCAAACAGCAGGTTGCTCTCCTCGCCACGGAAGAGGTCTCGATCTCCTTTTCCACTGACTCGATCGAGGAAATCGCCGACATTGCGGCCAAGGTGAACGAGCGCACGGAGAATATCGGGGCCCGCAGGCTCCACACGGTCATGGAACGCCTGCTTGACGAGATCTCCTTTGACGCGCCTGAGAAAAAGGGCGTCAAGGTCGCCATCAACGCAAGCTATGTGCAGGAGCGCCTCGCCGACGTCCTGAAGAGCGAGGACCTGAGCAGGTACATTTTGTAG
- the argB gene encoding acetylglutamate kinase has protein sequence MEKLIEKAKILIEAMPYIQTFRGKTFVIKYGGNAMIDENLKQGFAQDVVLLRYIGINPVIVHGGGPQIGKTMEQMGKKSTFVSGHRITDKETMDIVEMVLGGKVNKEIVNLINQAGGKAMGLTGKDGGLIQAKKLKIIKKSESTGETETIDIGHVGEVTEVRPATLVALEQGGFIPVIAPIGVGVHGETYNINADLVAGALAGALKAEKLILLTDQVGILDKDKNLLPTLNKKKVETLVHNGVIAGGMLPKTKSCFEALDAGCTKVHIIDGRVPHALLLEIFTKEGIGTEITK, from the coding sequence ATGGAAAAGCTGATCGAAAAAGCAAAGATCCTTATCGAGGCCATGCCCTACATCCAGACGTTTCGGGGCAAGACCTTTGTGATCAAATACGGCGGGAACGCCATGATCGACGAGAATCTGAAGCAGGGCTTTGCCCAGGACGTGGTGTTGCTGCGGTATATCGGGATCAATCCGGTGATCGTTCATGGCGGCGGACCACAGATCGGCAAGACCATGGAGCAGATGGGGAAGAAATCCACCTTTGTCTCAGGCCACCGGATCACCGACAAAGAGACCATGGACATCGTTGAAATGGTCCTCGGCGGCAAGGTGAACAAGGAAATTGTAAATCTCATCAACCAGGCAGGCGGCAAAGCTATGGGTCTGACAGGCAAGGATGGCGGACTGATCCAGGCAAAGAAGCTGAAAATAATAAAGAAGTCCGAGAGCACGGGAGAAACCGAAACCATCGATATCGGACACGTCGGCGAAGTAACCGAAGTTCGACCCGCTACTCTCGTTGCCCTTGAGCAGGGAGGCTTCATCCCGGTGATCGCGCCTATCGGTGTCGGTGTGCATGGAGAAACCTATAATATTAACGCCGACCTGGTGGCAGGGGCCCTTGCCGGAGCGCTCAAGGCTGAGAAGCTCATCCTGCTGACGGACCAGGTAGGCATTCTGGACAAGGACAAGAACCTCCTCCCGACGCTGAACAAGAAGAAGGTTGAAACCCTCGTTCATAACGGCGTAATCGCGGGCGGCATGCTGCCCAAGACTAAATCATGCTTCGAAGCACTCGATGCCGGCTGCACCAAGGTCCATATCATCGACGGCCGTGTCCCCCATGCCCTCCTGCTCGAGATATTTACGAAGGAAGGCATCGGTACGGAGATCACCAAATAA
- the topA gene encoding type I DNA topoisomerase, whose product MKSLVIVESPAKAKTIAKYLGDAFDVRASVGHIADLPSKGLAVDVDHGFKPTYELTERGTQVVRELRAALKSASALYLATDEDREGEAISWHLVEHLKPKIPVRRMVFHEITKSAIEHAVANPRGIDHGLVDAAETRRILDRLFGYEVSPVLWRRVNRGLSAGRVQSPALRLVVEREQERIAHVAAGYWGIEVLTATTPPFTAVLITLDGAKVATGKDFDSTGRAGDKVIVLDKTRALALAAGLDKTLLTVRSVEEKPYRSSPKAPFMTSTLQQEGGRKLRLSAAQVMRIAQGLYERGFITYMRTDTVVISDEALAEIRAEVGKLYGQQYLAPTTRSYSSKVKNAQEAHEAIRPSTPMRSPRELKSDLNAQDLALYELIWQRTLASQMADANGTTVSIRLGALSNGTDCEFTASGTTITFAGYRQVYEESADDETEISKREALLPKLAVGDKIDIANVTPGGHTTQPPARYTEASLIKKLEELGIGRPSTWASIMQTIVNRGYVWKKGQALVPNWVAFSVINLLVKHFSGLVDYSFTANTEEDLDAIAQGLQKKEQWLADFYFGNDRGLVGLKQRVAINLDEIDASSINTFPVGIDPKTGLAVVVKPGKFGPYVRRGEETASVPDTMTPDELTLEAALKLLAAPKGTDPIGEIDGLPLFIKSGRYGAYVQWGTPDAPPPGLDKPKMASLFKTMDPAHITLPDAARLLSLPRVVGVDPADGVAITAQNGRYGPYITKGKESRTLAGEEQIFDITVEQALALLATPRQFGRRAAPRPPLREFGNDPVSGKPVLAKEGKFGVYVTDGETNASLTRSDRLAEMIPERAYELLAIRRENAGNGDVRKKRTPSKKTAKKPVRKKASPASGSPVKS is encoded by the coding sequence ATGAAATCTCTCGTCATTGTTGAATCACCCGCAAAGGCAAAAACCATCGCCAAATATCTCGGCGATGCATTTGATGTGCGCGCCTCTGTCGGCCATATTGCAGACCTCCCGAGCAAAGGTCTCGCGGTCGATGTCGACCATGGATTTAAACCCACCTACGAGCTCACCGAACGGGGAACACAGGTGGTGCGAGAGCTCCGGGCAGCGCTGAAAAGCGCAAGCGCCCTGTATCTCGCGACCGACGAAGACCGCGAGGGTGAAGCGATCTCGTGGCACCTCGTTGAGCACCTGAAACCGAAGATACCGGTGCGGCGCATGGTGTTCCACGAAATCACCAAATCCGCAATCGAACACGCGGTCGCCAATCCACGCGGCATCGATCACGGGCTGGTTGATGCGGCTGAGACCCGCCGGATCCTGGATCGGCTCTTCGGATACGAGGTGTCTCCGGTGCTGTGGCGACGCGTAAATCGCGGCCTATCGGCCGGCCGGGTTCAGAGCCCGGCGCTTCGTCTCGTGGTGGAACGAGAACAGGAACGCATCGCTCATGTCGCTGCAGGATACTGGGGTATCGAGGTCCTGACTGCGACGACACCTCCGTTTACGGCCGTTCTCATCACCCTCGACGGCGCCAAAGTCGCAACGGGCAAGGATTTCGACAGCACGGGTCGTGCCGGCGACAAGGTAATCGTCCTTGACAAGACCCGGGCCCTGGCGCTGGCAGCCGGCCTTGATAAAACGCTTCTCACGGTCCGCAGCGTCGAGGAAAAACCATACCGCTCTTCGCCAAAGGCGCCGTTCATGACGTCAACCCTTCAGCAGGAAGGCGGCCGGAAATTGCGGCTGTCCGCGGCACAGGTCATGCGCATCGCGCAGGGTTTATATGAACGCGGTTTCATCACCTATATGAGGACGGACACGGTGGTGATCTCCGATGAGGCGCTTGCGGAAATCCGCGCGGAAGTGGGAAAGTTATACGGCCAGCAGTACCTCGCTCCAACCACACGCAGCTACTCATCAAAAGTGAAAAATGCCCAGGAAGCGCATGAAGCGATCCGTCCAAGCACGCCGATGCGATCGCCGCGCGAACTTAAGAGTGATCTTAACGCCCAGGATCTTGCCCTGTATGAGCTGATCTGGCAGCGCACGCTCGCTTCGCAGATGGCCGACGCGAACGGCACCACCGTCAGCATTCGGCTGGGCGCACTGAGCAATGGAACTGACTGCGAATTCACGGCAAGCGGCACTACGATCACCTTTGCGGGCTACCGGCAGGTGTACGAGGAATCCGCCGATGACGAAACCGAGATCAGTAAGCGTGAAGCGCTGCTGCCGAAGCTTGCTGTTGGCGACAAGATCGACATTGCGAACGTGACACCGGGTGGACACACGACGCAGCCGCCCGCGCGGTACACCGAAGCTTCACTGATCAAAAAACTCGAGGAACTGGGCATTGGCCGTCCCTCAACCTGGGCGTCCATCATGCAAACGATCGTCAATCGCGGTTATGTCTGGAAAAAAGGCCAGGCGCTCGTACCCAACTGGGTTGCGTTCTCCGTCATTAATCTGCTGGTGAAGCACTTCTCCGGTCTTGTCGACTATAGTTTTACCGCGAACACGGAAGAAGATCTCGACGCGATCGCGCAGGGATTGCAGAAGAAGGAACAGTGGCTCGCTGATTTTTATTTCGGCAATGACCGGGGTCTCGTCGGACTCAAGCAACGCGTTGCAATAAACCTGGACGAGATCGATGCCTCATCGATCAACACCTTCCCCGTCGGCATTGACCCGAAAACCGGCCTTGCAGTCGTGGTTAAGCCGGGGAAATTCGGGCCCTACGTTCGCCGCGGTGAAGAGACGGCAAGCGTTCCCGATACCATGACGCCCGACGAACTGACACTGGAGGCGGCGCTGAAACTGCTCGCCGCGCCAAAGGGGACCGATCCGATCGGCGAAATCGACGGTCTGCCTCTGTTTATCAAGAGCGGTCGCTACGGCGCGTATGTCCAGTGGGGCACTCCTGATGCTCCCCCGCCCGGGCTTGACAAACCGAAAATGGCGTCACTGTTCAAGACAATGGATCCGGCTCACATCACCCTCCCGGACGCAGCGCGGCTGCTGTCGCTCCCGCGTGTGGTCGGCGTTGATCCGGCTGATGGCGTGGCGATCACCGCACAAAATGGCCGCTATGGCCCCTATATCACGAAGGGCAAAGAAAGTCGCACGCTCGCCGGCGAAGAGCAGATCTTCGATATTACCGTCGAACAAGCCCTTGCGCTGCTTGCAACACCGCGCCAGTTCGGACGGCGCGCTGCACCAAGGCCTCCGCTGCGCGAGTTCGGCAATGACCCGGTGAGCGGCAAACCGGTCCTGGCCAAAGAGGGCAAGTTCGGTGTATATGTCACCGATGGGGAAACCAATGCAAGCCTCACGCGGAGCGACCGCCTCGCGGAAATGATACCTGAACGTGCCTATGAACTGCTGGCGATACGTCGTGAAAACGCGGGCAACGGCGACGTGCGCAAAAAACGAACGCCTTCCAAAAAGACGGCCAAGAAGCCTGTGAGAAAAAAGGCCTCGCCGGCATCCGGCTCTCCTGTAAAATCCTGA